From Sphingomonas hengshuiensis, one genomic window encodes:
- a CDS encoding isopenicillin N synthase family dioxygenase, whose translation MTATASVALESLPVIDLSPLGEGPEGLAHVAAEIGRACRTIGFFYIRDHGISHAMLEDIYARSAAFFALPLAQKSALTIANSMNNRGYAGMESESLDPSKLSDAKEAFNIGRDPEPGEVTDPAMPSVGRNQWPDLPGFRAAMLGYYGAMRRLSERIHTAFALDLGLPPGFFADKVDRPLATLRLLRYPPHPGIFDGSRYGAGAHTDYGNLTLLSQDAVGGLEVRTRAGQWVSAPPIPDTYVCNIGDCLMRWSNDVYVSTPHRVANISGRERYSVAFFFDPNPDAVIECLPTCQSPDRPARYPPVTTAQYLTERLDATYAFRKDR comes from the coding sequence ATGACCGCCACGGCGTCTGTTGCACTCGAATCGCTTCCGGTTATCGATCTGTCCCCGCTGGGCGAAGGGCCGGAGGGGCTCGCGCATGTCGCGGCGGAGATCGGGCGGGCGTGCCGCACGATCGGGTTCTTCTATATCCGCGACCACGGCATTTCGCACGCGATGCTGGAGGACATCTACGCGCGCTCGGCGGCATTCTTCGCGCTGCCGCTCGCCCAGAAGAGCGCGCTGACGATCGCCAATTCGATGAACAATCGCGGCTATGCCGGAATGGAATCCGAAAGCCTCGATCCCAGCAAGCTTTCCGACGCCAAAGAGGCATTCAACATCGGGCGCGACCCGGAGCCGGGCGAAGTCACCGATCCGGCGATGCCGTCGGTCGGGCGCAACCAATGGCCCGATCTGCCGGGCTTCCGCGCCGCGATGCTCGGCTATTACGGAGCGATGCGGCGCCTGTCGGAGCGCATCCATACCGCCTTCGCGCTCGATCTCGGGCTGCCGCCCGGCTTTTTCGCCGACAAGGTCGATCGTCCGCTCGCGACGCTGCGGCTGCTGCGCTATCCGCCGCATCCCGGCATATTCGACGGCAGCCGCTATGGCGCCGGGGCGCACACCGATTATGGAAATCTGACGCTGTTGTCGCAGGACGCGGTCGGCGGGCTCGAAGTGCGCACCCGCGCCGGCCAATGGGTCTCCGCACCGCCGATCCCGGACACCTATGTGTGCAACATCGGCGATTGCCTGATGCGGTGGAGCAACGACGTCTATGTCTCGACGCCGCACCGCGTCGCCAACATCAGCGGACGCGAGCGTTATTCGGTCGCGTTCTTCTTCGATCCCAATCCCGATGCAGTCATCGAATGCCTGCCGACCTGCCAGAGCCCCGATCGCCCGGCGCGCTATCCGCCGGTGACCACGGCGCAATATCTGACCGAGCGGCTCGACGCGACGTACGCGTTCCGCAAAGACCGTTGA
- a CDS encoding TonB-dependent siderophore receptor — MAMPASAQSAGADARADESAPSGAEQPEQGILVVTGRRSKSAILPTETDAFGLGQSQVETPRSTSTVSLAMIDQYSLTTVRDLIAVTPGVFTASFYGVDGTVNVRGEYADNFFRDFKRVENQGTYVTPIESALGLEIVRGIASPAYGTGRAGGYVNFSPRSDRATRFMNGQEASGEVVGSIGTYGYYRASGEYGAPLKIGGYSAGIDLYVERVQASRYFYGIEPEHTLGQIGFASELPGGWEIAIGAQYYKASGMQGSTGVNRLTQDLVDNGNYISGSPIAQIVSPGANYITPADIVRVGGVTKYYGAVNNYSKLDPATIKTVKLDRRTVYTSDYDFGDAETTTAYVDLSHDVGPGKLKIQGFIDDLNADSYNGYGFAKRLRDQAIEGRVSLTGKITPAPWFNANYVAGATYRHYTATEGYVFARGYLVLDRQDLSVGATPDSIFNPLYVSGEAWDQAYHSTVEDMGVFFNADVSLFGGLKITGGARYDDYQVRSINTGLLDYSVPLNISYSNNKDAVSWSGSVSYILPFGVVPYVTRGRSYALETTQGGAVTPGNVRNGTFLSPTDLTEAGIKGSFFGDKLFVGLSAYRQKRVQSELLSGNFVGAKTEGLEGELRWAVDRHFGLSAVATKQKTKIAGGSFLVVTPANFGLANTDGWGLIYQASTAGFPGLSTGYTDRTQPEYVFGLFGNYEVGNGMGATLGGNWVDETSGHLPGAVVFPSYFLLRGSVHYDVGKLRFAVNVNNILDQRYYIPQRSTETEGSAMPGEGRTAIFKVTARF; from the coding sequence ATGGCAATGCCGGCATCCGCGCAGAGCGCGGGCGCCGATGCGCGCGCGGACGAAAGCGCTCCGTCGGGGGCCGAGCAACCCGAACAGGGCATATTGGTGGTGACCGGCCGCCGCAGTAAATCGGCGATACTGCCAACCGAGACCGATGCCTTCGGGCTGGGCCAGAGCCAGGTCGAGACCCCGCGCTCGACCTCCACCGTCTCGCTGGCGATGATCGACCAGTATAGCCTGACGACGGTACGCGATCTGATCGCGGTCACCCCCGGCGTGTTTACCGCCAGCTTCTATGGCGTGGACGGGACGGTGAACGTCCGCGGCGAATATGCCGACAATTTCTTCCGCGACTTCAAGCGTGTGGAGAACCAGGGCACCTATGTCACGCCGATCGAATCCGCGCTCGGGCTGGAGATCGTGCGCGGCATCGCATCGCCCGCTTATGGCACCGGGCGCGCGGGCGGCTATGTCAATTTCAGCCCGCGTTCGGATCGCGCGACGCGCTTCATGAACGGCCAGGAGGCATCGGGCGAAGTCGTCGGCTCGATCGGCACCTATGGCTATTATCGCGCCTCGGGCGAATATGGCGCGCCGCTCAAGATCGGCGGTTATAGTGCCGGGATCGACCTCTATGTCGAGCGCGTCCAGGCTTCGCGCTATTTCTACGGCATCGAACCCGAACATACGCTGGGCCAGATCGGCTTCGCGTCGGAATTGCCCGGCGGCTGGGAAATCGCGATCGGCGCGCAATATTACAAAGCCAGCGGCATGCAGGGCTCGACCGGCGTCAATCGCCTGACCCAGGATCTGGTCGATAACGGGAACTACATCTCGGGCTCGCCGATCGCCCAGATCGTCTCGCCCGGCGCAAACTATATCACGCCGGCGGATATCGTCCGGGTCGGCGGCGTCACCAAATATTACGGCGCGGTCAACAATTACAGCAAGCTCGATCCGGCGACGATCAAGACCGTCAAGCTCGACCGGCGCACCGTCTACACTTCGGACTATGATTTCGGCGATGCCGAGACGACGACCGCCTATGTCGATCTCTCGCACGATGTCGGTCCCGGCAAGCTCAAGATCCAGGGCTTTATCGACGACCTGAACGCCGACAGCTATAACGGCTATGGTTTCGCCAAGCGGCTGCGCGACCAGGCGATCGAAGGGCGGGTCTCGCTTACCGGCAAGATCACGCCGGCGCCCTGGTTCAACGCCAATTACGTCGCGGGCGCCACTTATCGGCACTACACCGCAACCGAAGGCTATGTCTTCGCGCGCGGCTATCTGGTGCTCGACCGGCAGGATCTGAGCGTCGGCGCGACGCCCGATTCGATCTTCAATCCGCTCTATGTCAGCGGCGAAGCATGGGACCAGGCATATCACTCGACCGTCGAAGACATGGGCGTGTTCTTCAACGCCGATGTCTCGCTATTCGGCGGGCTGAAGATCACCGGCGGCGCGCGCTACGATGATTATCAGGTCCGCTCGATCAACACCGGGCTGCTCGATTATTCGGTGCCGCTCAACATCAGCTACAGCAACAACAAGGATGCGGTCAGCTGGTCGGGTAGCGTCAGCTACATCCTGCCGTTCGGAGTCGTCCCTTATGTCACGCGCGGGCGCTCCTATGCGCTGGAGACCACGCAGGGCGGCGCGGTTACGCCGGGCAATGTCCGCAATGGTACCTTCCTGTCGCCGACCGACCTGACCGAAGCCGGCATCAAGGGCAGCTTCTTCGGCGACAAATTGTTCGTTGGACTGTCGGCCTATCGCCAGAAGCGCGTCCAGTCCGAATTGCTCAGCGGCAATTTCGTCGGCGCGAAGACCGAAGGACTCGAAGGCGAACTCCGTTGGGCGGTCGACCGCCATTTCGGCCTGTCGGCCGTCGCCACCAAACAGAAGACGAAGATCGCCGGGGGGTCTTTTCTGGTCGTGACCCCGGCCAATTTCGGGCTGGCCAACACCGATGGCTGGGGCCTGATCTACCAGGCCTCGACCGCAGGCTTTCCGGGCCTGTCGACCGGTTATACCGACCGGACGCAGCCTGAATATGTGTTCGGGTTGTTCGGCAATTACGAAGTCGGCAACGGCATGGGCGCGACGCTCGGCGGCAATTGGGTCGACGAGACCAGCGGCCATCTTCCCGGCGCGGTCGTGTTCCCGAGCTACTTCCTGCTGCGCGGATCGGTCCATTACGACGTCGGCAAGCTGCGCTTCGCAGTCAACGTCAACAACATCCTCGACCAGAGATACTACATCCCGCAGCGCAGCACCGAGACCGAGGGGTCGGCCATGCCGGGCGAAGGCCGGACCGCGATCTTCAAGGTCACTGCGCGCTTTTGA
- a CDS encoding isopenicillin N synthase family dioxygenase — MTPTAELRYEQAETVAIEEIPIIDFAPFLHGGAADRARVAQSIREACRRIGFFYIVNHGVPESLRQAVLSEARTFFARSRAAKMETAPLLDGQWCGYLPGRGAAEGTQPGGSLLPGATKAKVSGGSLEQFNMMRVRDADDVNYDARDPIYQRNRWPADAPGFVETMIVNQRALRSLGTSLMQAFALALGLDEGFFVGMHRSPLATFGLNFYPAPVAGQPSADVGVGAHCDASSFTVLLQDDVGGLEVRDSGGRWISAPHVPGAYVINIGDTMMGWTNGEFVSTLHRVVSRKPVDRFSATMFMNPDREVVVRPIDRFVTKENPARYEPFSNDEYMRRFFGKFYDTMFK; from the coding sequence ATGACGCCGACCGCCGAACTGCGCTACGAACAGGCCGAGACTGTCGCGATCGAGGAAATCCCGATCATCGACTTCGCGCCGTTCCTTCACGGCGGGGCCGCGGATCGCGCCCGCGTGGCACAGTCGATCCGCGAAGCATGCCGCCGCATCGGCTTCTTCTACATCGTCAATCACGGCGTTCCCGAAAGCCTGCGCCAGGCGGTGCTTTCGGAAGCGCGCACCTTTTTCGCGCGGTCGCGCGCGGCCAAGATGGAAACGGCGCCGCTGCTCGACGGGCAATGGTGCGGCTACCTGCCCGGGCGCGGCGCGGCGGAGGGCACCCAGCCGGGCGGATCGCTGCTCCCCGGTGCGACCAAGGCCAAGGTCTCGGGCGGCTCGCTCGAACAGTTCAACATGATGCGCGTGCGCGACGCCGACGACGTCAATTACGACGCCCGCGACCCGATCTACCAGCGCAACCGCTGGCCTGCCGACGCGCCGGGCTTTGTCGAGACGATGATCGTCAACCAGCGCGCGCTGCGCAGCCTGGGGACCTCGCTGATGCAGGCGTTCGCGCTCGCGCTCGGGCTCGACGAGGGTTTCTTCGTCGGCATGCACCGGAGCCCCCTCGCCACCTTCGGGCTCAATTTCTATCCCGCGCCGGTGGCGGGGCAGCCCTCCGCCGATGTCGGGGTCGGGGCGCATTGCGACGCCTCGTCGTTCACCGTGCTGCTTCAGGACGATGTCGGCGGACTGGAGGTGCGCGATTCGGGCGGGCGCTGGATCTCGGCGCCCCATGTGCCGGGCGCCTATGTCATCAACATCGGCGACACGATGATGGGATGGACCAACGGCGAGTTCGTCTCGACGCTCCACCGCGTCGTCAGCCGCAAGCCCGTCGATCGCTTCTCGGCAACGATGTTCATGAATCCGGATCGGGAGGTTGTGGTGCGCCCCATCGACCGGTTCGTTACGAAGGAAAACCCTGCGCGGTACGAACCCTTCTCGAACGACGAGTATATGCGCCGGTTCTTCGGCAAGTTCTACGACACGATGTTCAAGTAA
- a CDS encoding ABC transporter permease translates to MTARLSSLIPLLLNRQTAMLIVALALFAGFAGNAPHFLETQTQFEILRIAAFTLLIGLPLTWLVIAGEVDLSIGSNYGLCSVLTGLAIVDWGWNPWAAALLAMLLGGAIGLFNGVAVVKLKVPSFILTIGMLSLLRGLALVITMGLSIDIPAAIESSFFSAAGGMAGPVPVQVLWALGAFIVSGLVLRYTLFGARLYATGGNARAALQMGVNPGRVKIITFAVLGLACGLAGALTAGWLRMGSPNTGAGGELAIIAAVIIGGAALSGGVGTATGTLIGAIIVSMLQTGLVLLGVQGNWVQVYVGVLIVLAAGVEPYLRPDGAIAEWLRGLDRDAEAA, encoded by the coding sequence ATGACCGCCAGGCTATCGTCGCTGATCCCTCTCCTGCTCAACCGCCAGACTGCGATGCTGATCGTTGCGCTCGCGCTGTTCGCAGGATTTGCCGGCAACGCACCGCATTTCCTCGAGACGCAGACGCAATTCGAGATCCTGCGCATCGCCGCCTTCACCCTGCTGATCGGGCTGCCGCTGACCTGGCTGGTGATCGCCGGCGAAGTCGATCTGTCGATCGGATCGAATTACGGCCTGTGCAGCGTGCTGACTGGATTGGCGATCGTCGATTGGGGCTGGAATCCCTGGGCCGCGGCGCTTCTGGCGATGCTGCTCGGCGGCGCGATCGGGCTGTTCAACGGAGTGGCCGTGGTCAAGCTAAAGGTGCCGTCGTTCATCCTCACGATCGGCATGCTCAGCCTGTTGCGCGGGCTGGCGCTGGTGATCACGATGGGGCTGTCGATCGACATTCCCGCGGCGATCGAAAGCAGCTTCTTCTCGGCAGCCGGGGGCATGGCAGGACCGGTGCCGGTGCAGGTGCTGTGGGCATTGGGCGCGTTCATCGTCAGCGGGTTGGTGCTGCGCTACACCTTGTTCGGTGCGCGGCTCTACGCGACCGGCGGCAATGCCCGCGCCGCGCTTCAGATGGGCGTCAATCCGGGGCGCGTGAAGATCATCACCTTCGCCGTGCTCGGGCTCGCCTGCGGGCTGGCCGGTGCGCTCACCGCGGGCTGGCTGCGGATGGGTTCGCCCAATACCGGGGCGGGTGGCGAGCTTGCGATCATCGCCGCGGTGATCATCGGCGGCGCGGCGCTCAGCGGCGGCGTCGGCACCGCAACCGGCACGCTGATCGGCGCGATCATCGTGTCGATGCTCCAGACCGGGCTCGTCCTGCTCGGCGTCCAGGGCAATTGGGTCCAGGTCTATGTCGGCGTGCTGATCGTGCTTGCCGCCGGAGTCGAACCCTATCTGCGCCCCGATGGTGCCATCGCCGAATGGCTGCGCGGGCTCGACCGCGACGCGGAAGCCGCATGA
- a CDS encoding ATP-binding cassette domain-containing protein, which produces MSVPILGVRGLSKHFGKVSALEDVTLDLFAGEVTALLGDNGAGKSTFVSLVSGVASPSVGEILVDGRSVRFDSPVTARDAGIATVFQNLSLVEDRSIAENLFLGCEPVRFGFILDRRRMAREAQAVLDRLKVNLPPVGTAVRYLSGGQRQAVAVARTILRGSRIVIMDEPTAALGVRETGKVLDLIRQLRAEGTAVLLVSHNMDNVFDVADRAVIFRLGRKVADLRIAETSKAEIVGLVVGSADAPRRGEAA; this is translated from the coding sequence ATGAGCGTTCCGATCCTGGGCGTGCGGGGCCTGTCGAAGCATTTCGGCAAGGTCTCGGCACTCGAGGATGTGACGCTCGATCTGTTTGCGGGCGAAGTCACCGCGCTGCTCGGCGATAATGGCGCCGGCAAATCGACATTCGTGTCTTTGGTGTCGGGGGTGGCAAGCCCCAGCGTCGGCGAAATCCTCGTCGATGGCCGGTCGGTGCGTTTCGACTCCCCGGTCACCGCGCGCGACGCGGGGATCGCGACCGTGTTCCAGAATCTCTCGCTGGTCGAGGATCGCAGCATCGCCGAGAACCTCTTCCTCGGCTGCGAGCCGGTCCGCTTCGGCTTCATCCTCGATCGCCGCCGGATGGCGCGCGAGGCACAGGCAGTGCTCGACCGGCTCAAGGTCAACCTGCCGCCGGTGGGCACGGCGGTACGCTATCTCTCGGGCGGCCAGCGCCAGGCCGTGGCCGTCGCGCGCACCATCCTGCGCGGCAGCCGGATCGTGATCATGGACGAGCCGACCGCGGCGCTGGGCGTGCGCGAAACCGGCAAGGTCCTCGATCTGATCCGCCAGCTCCGCGCGGAGGGGACCGCCGTGCTGCTGGTCAGCCACAACATGGACAATGTCTTCGACGTTGCCGATCGCGCGGTGATCTTCCGCCTTGGTCGCAAGGTTGCCGACCTGCGGATCGCGGAGACCAGCAAGGCCGAGATCGTCGGGCTGGTGGTCGGCAGCGCCGATGCGCCGCGCCGGGGAGAAGCGGCATGA
- a CDS encoding substrate-binding domain-containing protein, protein MTVETGRRGVLSGIPIAGALLALAACSKSGSGSETGGKLGRQRSVAWAVGTPGSDFVLEISLGAADAAEMVGWKFNRILNAQPSPDAHINAIRQAITARSDVILTVDWYQAVIDEVAKGQKQGSHFAIVNSANNPDTLAPLNVPFVGQQPRDAGRMIGERIAATLKAGGVTSGSVLVGNPFPGSLNVEERILGVRDGLGSGGLRLVSFPDGSAADAATAVGLYKAKIREVGDVVAHAAAGGEMSAVPLAKALAELGETPGSILVVGTVSSLKVLNLVKSGVMRFAIDECLYYQGFFAVLLAWSMIERGMPAVSMAPGHIWVTPDNVEAMIQSYETRKKAAAAYGLS, encoded by the coding sequence GTGACCGTCGAGACTGGCAGGCGTGGCGTGTTGAGTGGCATCCCGATCGCGGGTGCGTTGCTCGCGCTGGCTGCCTGCAGCAAAAGCGGGTCGGGCAGTGAGACTGGCGGTAAGCTCGGCAGACAGCGCAGCGTTGCCTGGGCCGTGGGGACGCCGGGTTCGGATTTCGTCCTCGAAATTTCGCTGGGCGCCGCCGACGCGGCCGAGATGGTCGGGTGGAAATTCAATCGCATCCTCAACGCACAGCCTTCGCCCGACGCGCATATCAATGCGATCCGCCAGGCGATCACTGCCCGCTCGGACGTGATCCTCACCGTCGATTGGTATCAGGCGGTGATCGACGAGGTCGCCAAGGGCCAGAAGCAGGGCAGCCATTTCGCGATCGTCAATTCGGCGAACAATCCCGATACACTGGCGCCGCTCAACGTGCCGTTCGTCGGGCAGCAGCCACGCGACGCCGGGCGGATGATCGGCGAACGCATCGCTGCCACGCTCAAGGCCGGGGGCGTGACCAGCGGCTCGGTGCTGGTCGGCAACCCCTTTCCGGGATCGCTCAACGTCGAGGAGCGCATCCTCGGCGTGCGTGACGGACTGGGCAGCGGCGGGCTCAGGCTGGTGAGCTTTCCCGACGGTTCGGCGGCGGATGCGGCAACCGCGGTGGGACTGTACAAGGCCAAGATCCGGGAAGTCGGCGACGTCGTCGCGCATGCCGCGGCGGGCGGGGAAATGTCCGCGGTACCGCTCGCCAAGGCGCTGGCCGAACTCGGCGAAACGCCGGGCAGCATATTGGTGGTCGGCACCGTTTCGAGCCTCAAGGTTCTCAACCTCGTCAAGAGCGGCGTAATGCGCTTCGCGATCGACGAATGCCTGTATTATCAGGGTTTCTTCGCGGTGCTGCTCGCCTGGTCGATGATCGAGCGCGGCATGCCGGCGGTCAGCATGGCACCCGGCCATATCTGGGTCACGCCCGACAATGTCGAGGCGATGATTCAGAGCTATGAGACCCGCAAGAAGGCGGCGGCGGCATATGGCCTCTCATGA
- a CDS encoding LysR family transcriptional regulator produces MLSRFTLYFDEVAKRGSIRRASEYLNIAPSAVDRQILRMEEKLGVALFDRTSQGLRLTAAGELMIGVVRRWRRDLRNLEVRIDELRGLRRGEVTIALAEGSGELVTRNLLSFGSRYPGIVYRLHIAGSQAVVDMVLRGEVDIGLTFNPPERHELRVERALIYQVGAVVPAGHPLAGRSEITLDECAEYSLVGPDEGHSLRAVLDRAWAANVGGSPRFAASVNSVELIKALVLGGMGVGLLTPIDIVAEAEQGLLHFVPLTGGRIPLSVLSVISASGRQLSTVASLLLQHLALAMRDEPAPHVG; encoded by the coding sequence ATGCTCTCGCGCTTCACGCTCTATTTCGACGAAGTCGCCAAGCGCGGATCGATCCGCCGGGCTTCCGAATATTTGAACATCGCACCTTCCGCGGTCGATCGCCAGATCCTGCGGATGGAGGAGAAACTGGGCGTCGCGCTGTTCGATCGCACGTCGCAGGGGCTGCGGCTGACCGCCGCCGGCGAATTGATGATCGGCGTGGTGCGGCGCTGGCGGCGCGACCTGCGCAACCTGGAGGTGCGGATCGACGAACTGCGCGGGTTGCGCCGCGGCGAGGTCACCATCGCCCTGGCGGAGGGCAGCGGCGAACTCGTCACCCGCAACCTGCTCAGCTTCGGCAGCCGCTATCCGGGCATCGTCTATCGCCTCCACATCGCCGGGTCACAGGCGGTGGTGGACATGGTGTTGCGCGGCGAGGTCGATATCGGCCTCACCTTCAATCCGCCCGAGCGGCACGAGCTGCGCGTCGAGCGGGCGCTGATCTATCAGGTCGGGGCGGTGGTGCCCGCGGGGCATCCCCTTGCGGGACGGTCCGAAATCACGCTCGACGAATGCGCCGAATATTCGCTGGTCGGTCCCGACGAAGGCCATTCTCTTCGTGCCGTGCTCGATCGCGCCTGGGCGGCGAATGTCGGCGGCAGCCCGCGCTTCGCCGCCAGCGTCAACAGCGTCGAGCTGATCAAGGCGCTGGTACTCGGCGGAATGGGCGTCGGGCTGCTCACGCCAATCGACATCGTCGCCGAGGCCGAACAGGGCCTGCTCCATTTCGTGCCCCTGACCGGCGGCAGGATACCGCTATCCGTGCTGTCGGTGATCAGCGCATCGGGACGGCAGCTTTCGACCGTCGCTTCGCTGCTTCTTCAGCATCTTGCGCTGGCAATGCGCGACGAGCCTGCACCGCATGTCGGCTAG
- a CDS encoding GntR family transcriptional regulator yields MRDIAWTRSDEGTPLYLQLARSLREHISSGGIGPGSALPSERDLSEMAGLSRVTVRKGIEQLIEEGVVVRRQGSGTFVARRIEASGGKLSSFSDETRQRGESPGVVWIYRSYAQPTEEEAHALDVSPASRVARLGRVRLAGGEPLAIEHAVIPATFLPDLDALGDSLYHALDHHGFRPSSGTQRVRASLATATEAGILNVKQNSEVLRIERVTRIPDGRIVEFTRSVYRGDRYEFVSELKEL; encoded by the coding sequence ATACGGGACATTGCCTGGACGCGAAGCGACGAGGGTACACCGCTCTACCTGCAACTCGCGCGCTCCCTGCGCGAGCATATCAGCAGCGGCGGCATCGGTCCGGGCAGCGCGCTTCCTTCCGAGCGCGATCTCAGCGAGATGGCGGGCCTCTCGCGCGTGACGGTGCGCAAGGGCATCGAGCAGTTGATCGAGGAAGGCGTGGTGGTGCGTCGCCAGGGCTCCGGCACGTTCGTTGCCCGGCGCATCGAGGCTTCCGGCGGCAAGCTCAGCAGCTTCAGCGACGAAACCCGGCAACGGGGTGAATCTCCCGGCGTCGTCTGGATCTATCGCTCGTACGCCCAGCCCACCGAAGAAGAGGCCCACGCGCTCGATGTTTCGCCTGCATCGCGTGTCGCGCGCCTGGGCCGCGTGCGCCTTGCGGGCGGAGAGCCGCTGGCGATCGAGCACGCGGTGATCCCGGCGACCTTTCTGCCGGATCTCGATGCTTTGGGGGATTCGCTCTACCACGCTCTGGACCATCATGGCTTCCGCCCCAGTTCGGGCACGCAGCGGGTGCGCGCCTCGCTGGCGACGGCGACCGAGGCAGGCATCCTCAACGTCAAGCAGAACTCCGAAGTGCTGCGCATCGAACGCGTCACGCGCATCCCCGACGGCCGGATCGTCGAGTTCACACGCTCGGTCTATCGCGGCGACCGCTATGAATTCGTGAGCGAACTCAAGGAGCTATAG
- a CDS encoding N-acetylmuramic acid 6-phosphate etherase — protein MKTEAFDPRYRELDLWPTTLAVEAMLEGQMAAVAAIQSQTQAIGLAAEAAAARLEDCGRLIFVGAGTSGRLAVQDGTELHPTYGWPMERMVFLMAGGSDALSEAQEGAEDDADAGRADIVAAGAGPNDVVIGVAASGRTPYTLAAIEQARRAGALTVGIANNAGSALLDASEYPLCAVTGGEIVAGSTRMKAGTAQKAMLNLLSTAIMIRLGRVYEGRMVAMRISNAKLLQRGRGMVQDIAGVDADTAARALEAAGNEIRLGVLVALDRPVAEGEALLRACGGDLRKALMMLKGQAEL, from the coding sequence ATGAAGACCGAAGCGTTCGATCCCCGTTACCGAGAACTCGACCTCTGGCCCACGACGCTTGCCGTCGAAGCCATGCTGGAAGGGCAGATGGCCGCCGTCGCCGCTATTCAATCGCAGACTCAGGCGATCGGCCTGGCCGCCGAGGCTGCTGCCGCGCGCCTTGAAGATTGCGGACGCCTGATCTTCGTCGGCGCGGGGACGTCGGGCCGCCTCGCCGTGCAGGACGGCACCGAGTTGCACCCGACCTATGGCTGGCCGATGGAGCGCATGGTGTTCCTGATGGCGGGGGGCAGCGACGCGCTGAGCGAGGCGCAGGAAGGCGCCGAGGACGATGCCGATGCAGGGCGCGCCGATATCGTCGCGGCGGGGGCCGGCCCGAATGACGTGGTGATCGGCGTGGCCGCCAGCGGCCGCACACCCTATACGCTGGCCGCGATCGAACAGGCGCGTCGCGCGGGCGCGCTGACGGTGGGCATCGCCAACAATGCCGGGTCGGCGCTGCTGGACGCCAGCGAATATCCGCTCTGCGCAGTCACCGGTGGCGAGATCGTCGCCGGGTCCACCCGCATGAAGGCGGGGACGGCGCAGAAGGCCATGCTCAACCTGCTCTCCACCGCGATCATGATCCGGTTGGGACGCGTGTATGAAGGGCGCATGGTGGCGATGCGGATATCCAACGCTAAGCTCTTGCAGCGCGGGCGCGGCATGGTTCAGGATATCGCCGGAGTGGATGCCGATACGGCGGCGCGCGCTCTGGAAGCGGCGGGCAACGAAATCCGGTTGGGCGTGCTCGTCGCGCTCGATCGCCCCGTCGCGGAAGGGGAAGCGTTGCTGCGTGCCTGTGGTGGCGATCTGCGCAAGGCCCTGATGATGCTGAAAGGCCAAGCTGAGCTGTGA